A genome region from Pseudomonas helmanticensis includes the following:
- the pncA gene encoding bifunctional nicotinamidase/pyrazinamidase, giving the protein MQISPRSALLVIDVQNDFTPGGQLAVPEGDQIVPLINRLAGLFKQVIIAQDWHPAGHASFASSHPGRKPYDVIELPYGPQTLWPDHCVRATPGAEFHPELDLPHAQLVIRKGCNPDIDSYSAFLEADRTTVTGLAGYLKERGIDTVYMVGLALDFCVMFSALDARTAGFNAFVVLDACRAIDLQGSLAAATERMQLAGVGLIQSSDLI; this is encoded by the coding sequence ATGCAGATTTCCCCGCGCAGCGCGCTGCTGGTCATCGACGTGCAGAACGACTTCACCCCCGGCGGGCAGTTGGCCGTACCTGAAGGCGATCAGATCGTCCCGCTGATCAACCGTCTCGCCGGCCTTTTCAAGCAGGTCATCATTGCGCAGGACTGGCACCCTGCCGGGCATGCTTCGTTCGCCTCGAGCCATCCCGGGCGCAAGCCTTACGATGTGATTGAGTTGCCCTACGGCCCGCAGACGCTATGGCCGGATCATTGCGTACGGGCAACACCCGGCGCCGAGTTCCACCCAGAACTCGATCTGCCCCACGCGCAACTGGTAATTCGCAAAGGCTGCAACCCGGACATCGACAGTTATTCGGCGTTTCTCGAAGCCGACCGCACCACGGTCACCGGGCTCGCCGGCTATCTCAAGGAGCGTGGCATCGACACGGTCTATATGGTCGGACTGGCGCTGGATTTCTGCGTGATGTTTTCCGCGCTGGATGCACGCACGGCGGGCTTCAACGCATTTGTCGTGCTGGATGCCTGTCGGGCGATCGATCTGCAGGGCTCGCTGGCAGCCGCGACCGAGCGCATGCAACTGGCCGGGGTCGGCCTGATCCAGTCAAGCGACCTCATCTAA